The Pseudomonas sp. TH06 genome has a window encoding:
- a CDS encoding ABC transporter ATP-binding protein produces the protein MQRLITRLIDSRDPAATQAALRWLYGFVRPQRLAIAGLLGLSVCASLLVLVQPWLVKLLIDDGLLARNFSMLVMIAVLMIGAGLFGTALSGINRYLHTRLSGRILFALRDDLYRHLQTLSPSFYGQRRIGDLMSRLDGDVAEIQRFAVDSLFSAVSSVIGLVVAIAMLFTLSWQLSLLALVLIPLDVLWLRWMRRKVERDVRQLRERSADMSSFMVETLPVMKFIQSAGQQQREARRLESLGQGYMNQLLRLQVTEFFTQAVPGTLTSLSRACAFLIGGYWVVQGTWQLGALIAFSTYLGMAVGPVQSLLGLYVAIQRMTVSLGRVMELRGEEPTVRSPLAPQPLPNSGELRFDDVHFSHPGRPSTLSGIQATIPYGLKVALSGGSGVGKSTLIDLLQRHHDPQSGRVLLGEVDLRELDLFELRRRIAVVSQDIVLFRGSLADNLAYAVPDAGREAIAEVARLAQLDSLIASLPEGLDSPLGERGQQLSGGQKQRIAIARALLQDPLILVLDEATSAVDEATEREVIEAIDRLFGGRTRILISHRPSTLADADLRFELLDGVLTSKTVLHEA, from the coding sequence ATGCAGCGCCTGATAACCCGGCTGATCGACAGCCGTGATCCCGCCGCCACGCAGGCGGCGCTGCGTTGGTTGTACGGTTTCGTGCGTCCGCAGCGTTTGGCGATTGCCGGCTTGCTTGGGCTGTCGGTGTGCGCCTCGCTGCTGGTACTGGTACAGCCGTGGCTGGTGAAATTGCTGATCGACGATGGTCTGCTCGCGCGCAATTTCTCGATGCTGGTGATGATTGCCGTGCTGATGATCGGCGCCGGGCTGTTCGGTACGGCGCTGTCGGGAATCAACCGCTATCTGCATACGCGGCTGTCCGGGCGAATTTTGTTTGCCCTGCGTGATGATCTTTACCGCCACCTGCAAACCTTGTCCCCGAGCTTCTACGGGCAACGGCGAATCGGTGATCTGATGTCGCGACTCGACGGCGATGTCGCGGAGATCCAGCGCTTTGCTGTCGACTCGTTGTTCTCGGCAGTTTCCAGTGTGATCGGGTTGGTGGTGGCGATTGCCATGCTCTTCACGCTGTCATGGCAACTGTCGTTGCTGGCACTGGTGCTGATCCCGCTCGACGTGCTGTGGCTGCGCTGGATGCGGCGCAAGGTCGAGCGCGATGTGCGGCAGTTGCGCGAGCGCTCGGCGGACATGTCGTCGTTCATGGTCGAGACCTTGCCGGTGATGAAGTTCATCCAGTCGGCCGGCCAGCAGCAACGTGAAGCGCGTCGGCTGGAGAGCTTGGGGCAGGGCTACATGAACCAGTTGCTGCGCCTGCAAGTCACCGAGTTCTTCACCCAGGCAGTGCCCGGTACGCTGACGTCACTGTCGCGCGCCTGCGCCTTTTTGATCGGCGGTTATTGGGTGGTGCAGGGCACATGGCAGTTGGGTGCGCTGATCGCGTTTTCCACGTATCTCGGCATGGCGGTCGGGCCGGTACAGAGTCTGCTGGGTCTGTACGTGGCGATCCAGCGCATGACCGTCAGTCTTGGCCGGGTCATGGAGTTGCGTGGTGAAGAGCCCACCGTCCGTTCACCCTTGGCGCCGCAGCCATTACCGAATTCCGGTGAGCTGCGCTTCGACGACGTTCACTTCAGCCATCCGGGGCGACCGAGCACTCTGAGCGGCATCCAGGCGACGATTCCCTACGGTTTGAAAGTTGCCTTGAGTGGCGGCTCCGGCGTTGGCAAATCAACCCTGATCGATCTGCTGCAACGTCATCACGATCCGCAGTCAGGGCGGGTGTTGCTCGGTGAGGTCGATTTGCGTGAACTGGACCTGTTCGAACTGCGTCGACGCATTGCCGTGGTCAGTCAGGACATTGTGCTGTTTCGCGGCAGCCTCGCCGACAACCTGGCTTACGCGGTGCCGGATGCCGGTCGCGAGGCGATTGCCGAAGTGGCCCGGCTGGCACAACTCGACAGCCTGATTGCCTCATTGCCGGAGGGCCTCGACAGTCCGCTGGGCGAACGCGGCCAGCAGTTGTCCGGTGGGCAAAAACAGCGCATCGCGATTGCCCGGGCGCTGTTGCAGGATCCGCTGATTCTCGTGCTCGACGAAGCGACCTCGGCAGTCGACGAAGCCACCGAACGAGAAGTGATCGAAGCCATCGACCGCTTGTTTGGCGGGCGTACGCGGATCCTCATCAGCCACCGACCGTCGACCTTGGCCGACGCCGACCTGCGCTTCGAGTTGCTCGACGGCGTCCTCACTTCGAAAACGGTGTTGCATGAAGCCTGA
- a CDS encoding S8 family serine peptidase: protein MKPELRIGVVDSGHSAAQRVQVIAGRRFSLLEDGLAESDLRDDPLGHGSAVIEAISRRAPAAQICVAQVFDQRGVTSALQIATAIDWLVTQEVRLINLSLGLRQDRSLLREACAAAVARGVLLCASSPAQGAAVFPASYSQVLRVTGDARCTEQQWSWLDSAQADFAACVHDTYPGQSGASLGCAALSGHIAGFLLEHSGASNSEVVAWLKQHARYRGPERRFGP, encoded by the coding sequence ATGAAGCCTGAGTTGCGCATCGGCGTGGTCGACAGTGGGCATTCAGCGGCGCAACGAGTGCAGGTAATTGCCGGGCGGCGGTTCTCGCTGCTGGAGGATGGCCTGGCCGAAAGTGACTTGCGTGACGATCCGTTGGGCCATGGCAGCGCGGTGATTGAGGCGATCAGTCGTCGCGCACCCGCCGCGCAGATTTGCGTGGCGCAGGTGTTCGATCAGCGCGGTGTGACCAGTGCCTTGCAGATCGCCACGGCCATCGATTGGTTGGTGACGCAGGAGGTGCGGCTGATCAATCTGAGCCTGGGGCTGCGCCAGGACCGCAGCTTGTTGCGCGAGGCCTGTGCGGCGGCGGTGGCGCGTGGCGTATTGCTCTGCGCGTCGAGCCCGGCGCAGGGCGCGGCGGTGTTCCCGGCGAGTTATTCGCAGGTATTGCGGGTGACGGGGGATGCGCGTTGCACCGAACAGCAATGGTCGTGGCTCGACAGTGCACAAGCGGATTTCGCTGCGTGTGTGCATGACACCTATCCGGGGCAGTCGGGGGCCAGTCTGGGCTGTGCGGCGTTGAGCGGGCACATCGCCGGGTTCTTGCTGGAACATTCTGGGGCCAGCAACAGCGAAGTCGTCGCATGGCTAAAACAGCACGCCCGCTATCGTGGGCCGGAACGGCGGTTCGGGCCATGA
- a CDS encoding FAD-dependent monooxygenase — protein MTAIVILGAGPAGAAVALGLRRLGHDVTLISEWRRFAALEGVSQRVLEALRGVGLHQALADATVPSQRQVNWNGQQHAQNIEFLLDRPTFDRGLREALRDAGVELIEARALNVQSSTSGHRITLAGGVEVHADFLVEARGRQAPALGKGLRGPETVSLLNRWQSAPGTTASAVESLEDGWAWMARRADGQCYWQWTVDVASADFPGKARLLDYCRQRRQASDFARAFFADARESDLQLRARSSTAILASRVCGDNWIRVGDAAMAVDPLSGNGIFQSLSSALQAPVVINTLLRKPERAALAQRFHQQRLEQLFLRFARIGRDFYADEQCWRDQPFWQARRQWPDAQVAHAEADFAALRIERMPVLCDGFVDEAEVVVTADQPLGIWHVQGVEVAPVVRRLRSEPADSVLAGLSEEQDRVIRGWLLSQGYRP, from the coding sequence ATGACGGCAATCGTGATTCTCGGCGCAGGGCCGGCGGGGGCTGCGGTGGCCTTGGGATTGCGCCGGCTCGGCCATGACGTGACGCTGATCAGCGAATGGCGACGCTTTGCAGCGCTCGAAGGGGTCTCGCAGCGGGTGCTGGAAGCCTTGCGTGGCGTGGGTCTTCATCAAGCGCTGGCAGACGCGACAGTGCCGTCACAGCGGCAGGTGAACTGGAACGGTCAGCAGCATGCGCAGAACATCGAGTTTTTACTGGATCGGCCGACCTTTGATCGCGGTTTGCGTGAGGCCCTGCGCGACGCTGGCGTTGAGCTTATTGAAGCGCGGGCGCTGAATGTGCAGTCCTCGACGAGCGGGCATCGGATCACGCTGGCGGGCGGTGTTGAGGTGCACGCGGACTTTTTGGTGGAGGCACGGGGTCGCCAGGCCCCGGCGCTCGGCAAAGGCCTGCGCGGGCCGGAGACGGTCAGCCTGCTCAATCGCTGGCAAAGTGCGCCGGGCACAACCGCCAGTGCAGTCGAAAGCCTGGAGGATGGCTGGGCCTGGATGGCGCGGCGTGCCGACGGGCAATGTTATTGGCAGTGGACGGTGGATGTGGCCAGCGCGGATTTTCCGGGCAAGGCACGGCTGCTCGATTACTGTCGCCAACGTCGTCAGGCTTCGGATTTTGCCCGGGCGTTTTTTGCGGATGCGAGGGAAAGCGATCTGCAACTGCGTGCCCGCAGCAGTACGGCGATTCTGGCAAGCCGAGTGTGCGGCGATAACTGGATACGTGTGGGCGATGCGGCGATGGCGGTGGACCCGCTGTCGGGCAACGGGATTTTTCAATCGCTGTCCTCGGCGTTACAGGCCCCGGTGGTGATCAACACGTTGCTGCGCAAACCCGAGCGGGCGGCGTTGGCGCAACGCTTTCATCAACAGCGTCTGGAGCAGTTGTTTCTGCGTTTCGCGCGCATTGGCCGGGACTTTTATGCCGATGAGCAGTGTTGGCGCGATCAGCCTTTCTGGCAGGCGCGGCGGCAGTGGCCGGATGCTCAAGTCGCGCATGCCGAGGCGGACTTTGCAGCATTGCGGATTGAGCGGATGCCGGTGTTGTGTGACGGGTTTGTCGATGAGGCCGAGGTGGTGGTTACGGCGGATCAGCCGTTGGGGATCTGGCATGTGCAGGGCGTGGAGGTGGCGCCGGTGGTGCGGCGGTTGCGTTCCGAACCGGCCGATTCAGTGTTGGCCGGGTTGAGTGAAGAGCAGGATAGGGTGATCAGGGGCTGGTTGTTGAGTCAGGGGTATCGGCCCTGA
- a CDS encoding aldehyde dehydrogenase family protein, with amino-acid sequence MPLPYLLPATSAFIQRPPRMLIGGAWVEAADGQTMPLHNPATGEVLCVVPRATPDDVDRAVLAARQAFDDSAWSRTRPRERQNLLWKLAELMQRDAEQLAQLECLNNGKSAAVAQVMDVQLAIDFLRYMAGWATKIEGSSVEVSLPLMPGDEFHSFIRREAVGVVGAIVAWNFPLLLACWKLGPALATGCTVVLKPADETPLTALKLAELVLEAGYPEGVFNVVTGTGITAGSALTHNPLVDKLTFTGSTAVGKQIGKIAMDSMTRVTLELGGKSPTIVMADADLNTAATGAASAIFFNQGQVCCAGSRLYVQRKHFDNVVADISDIANAMKLGNGLDPSVDMGPLISARQQERVYNYIEMGRESGATIACGGEQFGPGFFVKPTVIVDVDQKHPLVQEEIFGPVLVAIPFDDEADALRMANDSPYGLGASIWSNDLAAVHRMIPRIKSGSVWVNCHSALDPALPFGGYKMSGVGREMGYAAIEHYTELKSVLIKL; translated from the coding sequence ATGCCCCTGCCCTATCTGCTTCCTGCCACCTCGGCATTCATCCAGCGCCCGCCGCGCATGTTGATCGGCGGCGCTTGGGTCGAGGCCGCCGACGGCCAGACCATGCCGTTGCACAACCCCGCCACCGGTGAAGTGTTGTGCGTGGTACCCCGCGCCACGCCGGATGACGTCGACCGTGCCGTACTCGCCGCACGGCAGGCATTCGACGATTCCGCCTGGAGCCGTACGCGTCCGCGTGAGCGGCAAAATCTGTTGTGGAAACTCGCCGAGCTGATGCAACGCGACGCTGAGCAACTGGCGCAGCTGGAGTGCCTGAACAACGGCAAAAGTGCGGCGGTGGCGCAGGTGATGGACGTGCAACTGGCGATCGATTTCTTGCGTTACATGGCTGGCTGGGCGACCAAGATCGAAGGCTCCAGCGTCGAGGTGTCACTGCCGTTGATGCCGGGCGATGAGTTTCACAGTTTCATCCGCCGCGAAGCCGTGGGCGTGGTCGGCGCCATTGTCGCCTGGAACTTCCCGTTGCTGTTGGCCTGCTGGAAACTCGGCCCGGCGCTGGCCACCGGTTGCACAGTCGTCCTCAAACCCGCCGATGAAACCCCGCTGACCGCACTGAAACTCGCGGAGCTGGTGCTGGAGGCCGGCTACCCCGAAGGCGTGTTCAACGTGGTGACCGGCACCGGTATTACCGCAGGCTCGGCACTGACGCATAATCCGCTGGTGGACAAACTGACCTTCACCGGCTCCACGGCGGTGGGCAAGCAGATCGGCAAGATCGCCATGGATTCGATGACCCGCGTCACCCTCGAGCTGGGCGGTAAATCACCGACCATCGTCATGGCCGACGCCGACCTGAACACTGCGGCGACGGGCGCGGCCAGTGCGATTTTCTTCAATCAGGGCCAGGTCTGCTGCGCGGGTTCCAGGCTGTATGTGCAGCGCAAGCATTTCGACAATGTGGTGGCGGACATCAGTGATATCGCCAACGCCATGAAGCTGGGCAACGGTCTCGATCCCAGCGTGGACATGGGCCCGCTGATTTCCGCGCGCCAGCAGGAGCGGGTCTACAACTACATCGAAATGGGTCGTGAAAGCGGCGCGACCATTGCCTGTGGCGGCGAACAATTCGGGCCGGGGTTCTTCGTAAAACCGACGGTGATTGTCGACGTCGATCAGAAGCACCCGCTGGTGCAGGAAGAAATCTTCGGCCCGGTGCTGGTGGCGATCCCGTTCGATGACGAGGCGGACGCGCTGCGCATGGCCAATGACAGCCCTTATGGACTGGGCGCGAGCATCTGGTCGAACGATCTGGCGGCGGTGCACCGGATGATTCCACGGATCAAGTCGGGGTCGGTGTGGGTCAATTGCCACAGCGCGCTGGACCCGGCGCTGCCGTTTGGCGGGTACAAGATGTCGGGGGTTGGGCGGGAGATGGGCTATGCCGCAATTGAGCATTACACGGAGTTGAAGTCGGTGTTGATCAAACTGTAA